One window from the genome of Hyperolius riggenbachi isolate aHypRig1 chromosome 6, aHypRig1.pri, whole genome shotgun sequence encodes:
- the GNG12 gene encoding guanine nucleotide-binding protein G(I)/G(S)/G(O) subunit gamma-12 translates to MSTKTTSTNNIAQARRTVQQLRVEASIERIKISKASADLMRYCDEHAKNDPLLMGIPASENPFKDKKPCIIL, encoded by the exons ATGTCTACCAAAACTACCAGCACGAATAACATAGCACAAGCAAGGAGAACCGTCCAGCAGCTCAGAGTGGAGGCCTCTATAGAGAGAATAAAG ATTTCCAAAGCATCAGCTGACCTCATGCGTTACTGTGACGAACATGCCAAGAACGACCCTCTGCTCATGGGCATACCAGCATCAGAAAACCCCTTCAAGGATAAAAAGCCTTGCATTATATTGTAG